One genomic window of Luteitalea pratensis includes the following:
- a CDS encoding ComEA family DNA-binding protein, which yields MTGSMLVLLLALSHPPTPVTLPAAYAFVQDARPAAPAQSVNVNTATVAQFEALPGIGPSMAQRIVAYRDKNGPFKKLEDLMNVQGIGEKSFLKLRPLLTISGQGDAKASKN from the coding sequence ATGACCGGTTCGATGCTTGTCCTGCTGCTTGCGCTGTCCCATCCCCCCACCCCTGTCACGTTACCGGCCGCCTACGCCTTCGTGCAGGACGCGCGTCCGGCTGCGCCGGCGCAGTCGGTCAACGTCAACACCGCGACCGTGGCGCAGTTCGAGGCCCTGCCCGGGATCGGCCCCAGCATGGCGCAGCGCATCGTGGCCTACCGCGACAAGAACGGGCCCTTCAAGAAGCTCGAGGACCTGATGAACGTCCAGGGCATCGGCGAGAAGTCTTTCCTGAAGCTGCGTCCCTTGCTCACCATCAGCGGCCAGGGCGATGCGAAGGCCTCGAAGAACTGA
- a CDS encoding ethanolamine ammonia-lyase subunit EutC: MPREPVIANPWSALRRFTPAHVGLGRAGVSLPTMTHLAFQLAHARARDAVHDPLDVARVRGELAALGLTTLVLRSAAVDRATYLQRPDLGRRLDEVSQRTIDALGLPYRADRFDVAFAVVDGLSSNAIHRHAAPFLREVLTALPGARTAPEQEHRNTGVQEHRSEPAVRATWSVAPVAVVEQGRVAIGDAIGEALHARLVVVLIGERPGLSSPDSLGAYLTWEPVPGRTDAERNCLSNIRPEGLDYGDAAVRLVGLLREARRRELSGVALKDEHDALPRASSSPSFLLDP; encoded by the coding sequence TTGCCCCGTGAGCCCGTGATTGCCAACCCGTGGAGTGCACTGCGACGGTTCACGCCCGCCCACGTCGGGCTCGGTCGAGCCGGCGTGAGTCTGCCGACCATGACGCACCTCGCGTTCCAACTCGCGCATGCCCGCGCCCGCGACGCGGTACACGACCCCCTCGACGTCGCCCGGGTGCGAGGCGAACTGGCGGCGCTTGGCCTGACGACGCTGGTCCTCCGGAGTGCCGCGGTGGATCGCGCCACGTACCTTCAGCGACCGGACCTCGGACGGCGGCTGGACGAGGTGTCGCAGCGCACGATCGACGCCCTGGGATTGCCGTATCGCGCTGACCGCTTCGATGTCGCGTTTGCGGTGGTCGATGGACTTTCGTCGAACGCGATCCATCGGCACGCTGCGCCGTTCCTGCGAGAGGTGCTGACGGCCTTGCCCGGCGCCCGTACTGCGCCGGAACAGGAACACAGGAACACAGGAGTACAGGAGCACAGGTCAGAACCGGCCGTCCGCGCGACGTGGAGCGTGGCTCCCGTCGCGGTAGTGGAGCAGGGCCGCGTCGCGATCGGCGATGCGATCGGAGAGGCTCTGCACGCCCGACTCGTGGTGGTGCTGATTGGCGAGCGCCCCGGACTCAGTTCGCCCGACAGCCTTGGTGCCTATCTCACCTGGGAGCCCGTGCCGGGGCGTACCGACGCGGAGCGCAACTGCCTCTCGAACATCCGCCCCGAAGGCCTGGACTACGGCGACGCTGCTGTGCGGCTGGTCGGCCTCCTTCGCGAGGCACGTCGCCGCGAGCTGTCTGGCGTCGCCCTCAAGGACGAGCACGACGCACTGCCGCGCGCATCATCGTCTCCGTCCTTCCTGCTCGACCCGTAA
- a CDS encoding PilZ domain-containing protein, giving the protein MGDLLMAALVINERRREERRGAPAQSHGPEPQVPGARVLEIIDTSPHGLRCRLSQAVRPGRAMPLRLPLAGGLVVQSAFVVRCVVCRLSRQGVQYEAAWAVEGRWSHEY; this is encoded by the coding sequence ATGGGAGACCTGCTGATGGCCGCCCTCGTGATCAACGAGAGACGACGGGAAGAGCGGCGAGGTGCGCCGGCACAGAGCCACGGGCCGGAGCCGCAGGTGCCGGGCGCGCGTGTCCTGGAAATCATCGACACGTCCCCGCACGGCCTGCGCTGCCGTCTGTCGCAGGCGGTGCGACCAGGCCGAGCCATGCCCCTGCGCCTGCCTTTGGCCGGCGGACTCGTCGTCCAGTCCGCGTTCGTGGTGCGGTGCGTTGTGTGCCGGCTGAGCAGGCAGGGGGTGCAGTACGAAGCCGCGTGGGCCGTCGAGGGCCGCTGGAGCCATGAGTACTAA
- a CDS encoding helix-turn-helix domain-containing protein, with the protein MDLRVQFISEYLADRFTMTALAAQYGISRKTAYKWVARYDAAGPAALGDRSRRPHQHPAATAPALVEALLRVRRRHPQWGAKKLLALGRRQQPDAAWPSRSTVCDLLQRHGLIVPRRRRRPVPHGSHRLAPLTGPNVTWTTDFKGEFRTGDRAYCYPLTLRDGFSRYVLRCDALLSRTTAETRRCFARAFAAYGLPERIRSDNGSPFAGPGLGRLSRLNVWWMRLGIVPERTGLGRPDQNGSHEQFHRVLKAETTRPPARTARAQQERFRTFCREYNGIRPHEALDNQPPATVYQPSPRALPARVPALVYPGHWEVRRVDSNGCIAWGGAPLFLTEVLDGESVALEAVDDGVWTLHFASVSLGRVHDRTRTITALPPAQHP; encoded by the coding sequence GTGGATCTACGTGTGCAGTTCATCAGTGAGTACCTGGCGGATCGGTTCACCATGACGGCGCTCGCGGCCCAGTACGGCATCAGCCGCAAGACGGCGTACAAATGGGTCGCCCGCTACGACGCGGCGGGGCCCGCGGCGTTGGGGGATCGCTCGCGTCGGCCGCATCAGCATCCGGCGGCGACGGCCCCGGCGCTGGTGGAGGCCCTGTTGCGCGTCCGGCGGCGTCATCCGCAGTGGGGGGCCAAGAAGCTGCTGGCGCTGGGGCGCCGGCAGCAGCCCGACGCCGCGTGGCCGAGTCGATCGACCGTGTGTGATCTGCTGCAGCGCCACGGGCTGATCGTGCCGCGCCGGCGCCGGCGGCCGGTGCCGCACGGGAGCCACAGGCTGGCGCCCCTCACCGGGCCCAACGTCACGTGGACGACCGACTTCAAGGGCGAATTCCGCACGGGAGACCGCGCCTATTGCTATCCGTTGACGCTGCGCGACGGTTTCAGTCGGTATGTGCTGCGCTGCGATGCCCTGCTCAGCCGCACGACCGCGGAGACGCGCCGTTGCTTCGCGCGCGCGTTCGCGGCCTATGGGCTGCCCGAGCGGATCCGCAGTGACAATGGGAGCCCGTTTGCCGGGCCGGGCCTGGGCCGCCTCTCGCGGCTGAATGTCTGGTGGATGCGGCTCGGGATTGTCCCGGAGCGCACCGGCCTTGGGCGCCCCGATCAGAATGGGTCGCATGAACAGTTCCACCGCGTGCTCAAGGCCGAGACGACCCGGCCGCCCGCGCGGACCGCGCGCGCGCAACAGGAGCGCTTCCGAACGTTCTGCCGCGAGTACAACGGCATCCGCCCCCATGAAGCGCTCGACAATCAGCCGCCCGCGACGGTGTATCAGCCCTCGCCGCGCGCGCTGCCGGCGCGAGTCCCGGCCCTCGTGTATCCCGGCCACTGGGAGGTACGCCGCGTGGACAGCAATGGCTGCATCGCCTGGGGCGGCGCGCCGCTGTTTCTGACCGAAGTACTCGACGGCGAGTCGGTCGCCCTCGAAGCGGTCGATGATGGGGTCTGGACGCTGCATTTTGCGTCGGTCAGTCTGGGGCGTGTTCATGATCGCACTCGCACCATCACGGCGCTGCCGCCCGCGCAGCATCCGTGA
- a CDS encoding SDR family oxidoreductase, which produces MAFYLVTGGAGFIGSHMVEALRKRGDRVRVADSLVTGKRTNLAHVDEVELLEGDLADEAFARKAVEGVEYVLHQAAIPSVPRSVDDPITSNRANIDATLSLLVAARDAGVRRVVYAGSSSAHGNIATLPKREDMPTAPVSPYALQKLVGEQYMKMFTDLYGLSTVTIRYFNVFGPRQDPGSAYSGVISLFIRYLVEGQAPTIHGDGGQTRDFTYVANVVDGALRASQAETPVSGKVINVATGTRISLNDLFNTLKAITGAHVEPVYGPTRAGDVRDSLADITLARDLLGYRPLVGLEEGLRETVAWYASTQQPA; this is translated from the coding sequence ATGGCGTTCTATCTGGTGACGGGCGGCGCGGGCTTCATCGGCTCCCACATGGTCGAGGCCTTGCGCAAGCGCGGCGACCGTGTGCGCGTCGCCGACAGCCTGGTCACCGGCAAGCGGACCAACCTTGCGCACGTGGACGAGGTCGAGCTCCTCGAAGGCGATCTCGCCGACGAGGCGTTCGCCCGAAAGGCCGTCGAGGGCGTCGAGTACGTCCTCCATCAGGCCGCCATCCCGTCGGTGCCGCGTTCGGTCGACGATCCGATCACATCCAATCGCGCCAACATCGACGCGACGCTGAGCCTGCTCGTCGCGGCACGAGATGCCGGCGTCAGGCGAGTCGTCTACGCCGGCAGTTCGTCGGCCCACGGCAACATCGCAACGCTGCCCAAGCGCGAGGACATGCCGACGGCGCCAGTCTCGCCGTACGCCCTGCAGAAACTCGTGGGCGAGCAGTACATGAAGATGTTCACCGACCTCTACGGTCTCTCGACCGTGACCATCCGCTATTTCAACGTCTTCGGCCCGAGGCAGGATCCGGGGTCGGCGTATTCCGGCGTCATCTCGCTCTTCATCAGGTACCTCGTGGAGGGGCAGGCCCCCACCATCCACGGTGATGGCGGGCAGACGCGCGATTTCACCTATGTGGCCAACGTCGTGGACGGCGCCTTGCGCGCGTCGCAGGCGGAGACGCCGGTGAGTGGCAAGGTGATCAACGTCGCCACTGGCACGCGGATCTCCCTGAACGACCTGTTCAACACGCTGAAGGCGATCACCGGGGCCCACGTGGAGCCCGTGTACGGGCCAACGCGCGCTGGTGACGTACGCGATTCACTCGCCGACATCACGCTGGCCCGGGACCTCCTGGGCTACCGCCCTCTCGTCGGGCTCGAAGAGGGACTGCGCGAGACGGTGGCATGGTACGCCTCGACGCAGCAGCCCGCGTGA
- the eat gene encoding ethanolamine permease, giving the protein MNAPGAPAPTLTRTLGTFQLWGIAVGLVISGEYFGWSYGWASAGTLGFLVSSAFVALMYATFIFSFTELTTAIPHAGGPFEYSRRAFGPIGGVVAGLATLIEFLFAPPAIALAIGAYMHVQYAWLEPRWVAVGAYGVFMALNIAGMRIAASVELVVTLVAIFELLVFMGVVAPGFSLQAFLRGGWAGRDTFSIASIGGIVAALPFAIWFFLAIEGVAMAAEEVHDPKRSIPRAYIGGIITLLVLAAGVMVFAGGVGDWTQLANINDPLPQAMKRVVGADSGWLHMLLWLGLFGLVASFHGIIIGYSRQMFALARAGYLPHVLARIHPRFHTPHVAILAGGVVGLAAVFSDGLVHIAGQTLTATIVTMSVFGAIVMYIISMASLFRLRRSQPDLPRPFRAPGYPWVPGFALACAVICLLTMVYYNPQVALWFGLMMAAGLGAYLLVRGTGETTSGAH; this is encoded by the coding sequence GTGAACGCACCCGGGGCGCCCGCGCCGACGCTGACCCGGACCCTGGGGACGTTCCAACTCTGGGGCATCGCGGTGGGCCTCGTCATCTCCGGCGAGTACTTCGGCTGGAGCTACGGGTGGGCCTCGGCGGGCACGCTCGGCTTCCTGGTGTCGTCGGCATTCGTGGCCCTGATGTACGCCACGTTCATCTTCAGCTTCACGGAACTCACCACCGCCATCCCGCACGCCGGCGGCCCGTTCGAATACAGCCGCCGCGCGTTCGGCCCGATCGGCGGTGTCGTGGCCGGCCTGGCCACCCTCATCGAGTTCCTGTTCGCCCCGCCCGCCATTGCCCTTGCCATCGGAGCCTACATGCACGTGCAGTACGCGTGGCTCGAGCCACGCTGGGTGGCCGTCGGTGCCTACGGCGTGTTCATGGCCCTCAACATCGCCGGCATGCGGATCGCAGCGAGCGTGGAACTCGTGGTGACGCTGGTCGCCATCTTCGAGCTGCTGGTCTTCATGGGTGTGGTCGCTCCGGGCTTCTCCCTGCAGGCGTTCTTGCGAGGCGGCTGGGCCGGCCGCGACACATTTTCGATCGCCAGCATCGGCGGCATCGTCGCAGCCCTGCCATTCGCGATCTGGTTCTTCCTGGCCATCGAAGGCGTCGCAATGGCGGCCGAGGAGGTCCACGACCCGAAGCGCTCGATTCCGCGCGCCTACATCGGCGGCATCATCACGCTCCTGGTCCTGGCCGCAGGGGTGATGGTCTTTGCCGGCGGTGTCGGCGACTGGACGCAGCTGGCCAACATCAACGATCCACTGCCGCAGGCGATGAAGCGGGTGGTGGGCGCCGACAGCGGCTGGCTGCACATGCTCCTGTGGCTCGGGCTCTTCGGCCTCGTGGCCTCGTTCCACGGCATCATCATCGGGTACTCGCGGCAGATGTTCGCGCTGGCTCGTGCCGGCTACCTGCCGCACGTCCTCGCACGCATCCACCCGCGGTTTCACACGCCGCACGTCGCGATCCTCGCTGGCGGAGTCGTCGGCCTCGCGGCGGTCTTCAGCGACGGGCTGGTGCACATCGCCGGGCAGACGCTGACGGCCACGATCGTGACCATGTCGGTGTTTGGCGCGATCGTGATGTACATCATCAGCATGGCGAGCCTGTTCCGCCTGAGGCGGAGCCAGCCGGACCTGCCGCGGCCGTTCCGCGCCCCCGGGTACCCGTGGGTTCCCGGCTTCGCGCTCGCGTGCGCGGTGATCTGCCTGCTCACGATGGTCTACTACAACCCCCAGGTGGCCCTCTGGTTCGGTCTCATGATGGCCGCCGGACTGGGCGCGTACCTTCTCGTCCGCGGCACGGGCGAGACGACCTCTGGCGCCCACTGA
- a CDS encoding sigma-54-dependent transcriptional regulator: MSGRILVIDDEAGIRESLRMILEYEGYTCLLAATGEEGLAMARTEAPDLVFSDIKMPGLDGLEVLTRMKALDESLPVVMISGHGTVATAVEATKLGAMDFIEKPLSTERVLLTVRNAINASRLEHENRRLRGAEDARYNIVGQSPVLLQVLDAIGRAAPTNATVLVLGESGVGKELVARAIHRNSLRSRERFVQVNCAAIPEELIESELFGHEKGSFTGATDKQIGKFELADRGTIFLDEVGDMSQKTQAKVLRVLQEGEVERIGSQRTLKVDVRVIAATNKDLEAAIGEGTFREDLYFRLSVIPVHVPPLRERPDDIPLLVKHFAELFAADGGRTRRFTPEALGVLQQHRWRGNIRELKNTIERVLIMARGDVVDVQDVRQFLRVEGTPLALPPAAAVSMALTPAAPQPMPGAAVDGFAGLSTVTPPVTVGPSADEGRPAPPKPTTLREFKEQVEREFLVDKLREHGWNISRTAEVIDTPRSNLYKKLEQYEISQERDG; this comes from the coding sequence ATGAGTGGACGCATCCTGGTAATCGACGATGAGGCCGGCATCCGCGAGAGCTTGCGGATGATCCTCGAATACGAGGGATACACCTGCCTGCTGGCGGCGACGGGCGAGGAAGGTCTCGCCATGGCGCGCACCGAAGCGCCCGACCTGGTCTTCTCCGACATCAAGATGCCCGGGCTCGACGGCCTGGAGGTGTTGACACGGATGAAGGCACTGGACGAGTCGCTGCCCGTCGTGATGATTTCCGGGCATGGGACCGTGGCCACCGCCGTCGAAGCCACAAAGCTCGGCGCGATGGACTTCATCGAGAAGCCGCTCTCGACCGAGCGCGTGTTGCTCACCGTACGCAATGCGATCAACGCGAGCCGCCTCGAGCACGAGAATCGACGTCTGAGGGGCGCCGAGGACGCGCGCTACAACATCGTCGGGCAGAGCCCGGTGCTGTTGCAGGTGCTCGATGCCATTGGCCGCGCGGCGCCGACCAACGCCACCGTGCTCGTGCTCGGCGAGAGTGGCGTCGGCAAGGAACTCGTCGCGCGCGCCATCCATCGCAACAGCCTCAGATCCCGCGAGCGATTCGTGCAGGTCAACTGCGCCGCCATTCCCGAGGAACTGATCGAGAGCGAGCTCTTCGGCCATGAGAAGGGCAGCTTCACGGGGGCAACCGACAAGCAGATCGGCAAGTTCGAACTGGCCGATCGCGGCACGATCTTCCTCGACGAAGTCGGCGACATGAGCCAGAAGACGCAGGCCAAAGTGCTGCGCGTGCTGCAGGAGGGCGAGGTCGAGCGTATCGGCTCACAGCGGACGCTGAAGGTGGACGTACGTGTCATCGCCGCCACCAACAAGGACCTCGAGGCGGCGATCGGCGAAGGCACGTTTCGCGAGGATCTCTACTTCCGGCTCAGCGTGATTCCGGTGCACGTGCCGCCGCTGCGCGAGCGGCCCGACGACATCCCGCTGCTCGTGAAACACTTCGCGGAGCTGTTTGCCGCCGACGGCGGACGCACCCGGCGATTCACGCCCGAGGCCCTCGGCGTGCTGCAGCAGCACCGGTGGCGCGGCAACATCCGCGAGTTGAAGAACACTATCGAACGTGTGTTGATCATGGCCCGTGGCGACGTCGTCGACGTCCAGGACGTCCGGCAGTTCCTGCGTGTCGAGGGGACACCGTTGGCCCTTCCCCCGGCCGCCGCCGTGTCGATGGCCCTGACGCCAGCCGCGCCGCAACCGATGCCGGGAGCTGCCGTCGACGGTTTTGCCGGCCTGTCCACGGTGACACCCCCCGTGACTGTCGGCCCGTCGGCCGACGAAGGACGTCCGGCGCCGCCGAAGCCGACGACGTTGCGGGAGTTCAAGGAGCAGGTGGAGCGGGAATTCCTTGTGGATAAGCTGCGGGAGCACGGCTGGAACATCTCCCGTACGGCCGAGGTTATTGACACGCCGCGCAGTAACCTCTACAAGAAGCTCGAACAGTACGAAATCAGTCAGGAGCGCGACGGATGA
- a CDS encoding ethanolamine ammonia-lyase subunit EutB: protein MATYAHVIDGTRHVFDDLRTLLACATPERSGDRLAGVGAGSAVQRAAAQMALADVPLGAFLQEALVPYEADEVTRLIVDSHDAAAFAPIAHLTVGSFREWLLSDDVDSDVLARVAPGITPEMAAAVAKIMRAQDLVLAARKARVVTRFRNTIGLAGRMATRLQPNHPTDDLAGIAASVLDGLLYGSGDAVIGINPALDNVAHVVRLLEMLDAVITRYEVPTQACVLTHVTSTLRAIERGAPVDLVFQSIGGTQGTNASFGVSLSLLAEARDAALSLHRGATFAEGPGQNVMYFETGQGSALSAGAHHGCDQQTLEARAYGVARHFAPLLVNSVVGFIGPEYLYDGKQITRAGLEDHFCGKLLGLPMGVDICYTNHAEADQDDMDVLLTVLGAAGCTFIMGVPGADDVMLNYQSTSFHDALYARRVLGLRPAPEFEAWLERMAIFAPGSGARLLEHAGGLPPAFARALHLEPRSRNDV, encoded by the coding sequence ATGGCGACCTACGCGCACGTGATCGACGGCACGCGTCACGTGTTCGACGACCTGCGGACACTGCTGGCGTGCGCCACACCCGAGCGCTCGGGTGACCGGCTGGCAGGTGTCGGCGCCGGATCCGCCGTCCAGCGCGCCGCCGCGCAAATGGCCCTGGCCGACGTCCCGCTCGGCGCGTTCCTCCAGGAGGCCCTCGTTCCCTACGAAGCCGACGAGGTCACGCGCCTCATCGTGGACAGCCACGACGCGGCCGCGTTCGCACCGATCGCCCACCTGACCGTCGGCAGCTTCCGCGAGTGGCTCCTCTCCGACGACGTGGACAGCGACGTGCTGGCACGCGTGGCTCCGGGTATCACACCAGAGATGGCGGCAGCCGTCGCGAAGATCATGCGGGCGCAGGATCTCGTGCTGGCGGCACGCAAGGCCCGTGTCGTCACCCGGTTCCGCAATACCATCGGCCTCGCTGGGCGTATGGCGACGCGGTTGCAGCCGAACCACCCGACCGACGACCTCGCGGGCATCGCTGCCAGCGTGCTCGACGGCCTGCTCTATGGCAGCGGCGATGCCGTCATCGGCATCAACCCTGCGCTCGACAACGTCGCGCACGTGGTGCGGTTGCTCGAGATGCTCGACGCCGTCATCACCCGCTACGAGGTGCCCACGCAGGCCTGCGTGCTGACGCATGTGACGAGTACGCTCCGGGCCATCGAGCGCGGGGCGCCTGTGGACCTGGTCTTCCAGTCAATCGGCGGCACCCAGGGCACCAACGCGAGCTTCGGCGTGTCGCTGTCGCTACTGGCCGAGGCGCGGGACGCGGCGCTCTCGTTGCATCGGGGCGCGACGTTTGCAGAGGGTCCCGGGCAAAACGTCATGTACTTCGAAACAGGGCAGGGCAGCGCGCTCTCGGCCGGCGCGCATCACGGCTGCGACCAACAGACGCTCGAAGCCCGCGCGTACGGCGTGGCGCGGCACTTCGCCCCCCTCCTCGTGAACTCGGTGGTCGGCTTCATCGGGCCCGAATACCTCTACGACGGCAAGCAGATCACGCGCGCTGGGCTCGAGGATCACTTCTGCGGCAAGCTGCTGGGCCTGCCGATGGGCGTGGACATCTGCTACACGAACCACGCCGAGGCGGATCAGGACGACATGGATGTCCTGCTCACCGTCCTTGGCGCTGCGGGTTGCACCTTCATCATGGGCGTGCCCGGTGCAGACGATGTGATGCTGAACTACCAGAGCACGTCGTTCCACGATGCGCTGTACGCGCGGCGCGTCCTCGGCTTGCGGCCGGCGCCGGAGTTCGAGGCGTGGCTCGAGCGGATGGCCATCTTCGCGCCCGGAAGCGGGGCGCGTCTGCTGGAGCACGCAGGAGGGCTGCCCCCGGCCTTCGCGCGCGCATTGCACCTCGAACCCCGGTCTCGCAATGATGTCTGA
- a CDS encoding sigma-54 interaction domain-containing protein, with product MTDRAPSMPALRADLSSSLTRFLQQAIVILRAETQAREGLERLMAQAFGLGHPTLHLAGEPLDLGHGRAVVPGGSETLRLTATGGPDELAAASPAVGVLQALEPLLRDLERKADTRHVLRAMSLNQGDLVGTTPVMRQLHERIARAAGKNFIVLIQGESGSGKELVARRVHALSDRADGPFVPLNCAAIVESLLEAELFGIEERTATGVRGRRGKFELADRGTLFLDEVSDLSSSAQAKLLRVIQDPTVERVGGHGSRRVDVRIVVATNRPLEALSRSGEFRRDLFYRLNAIEIAVPPLRARRDDIPYLVEAILQRSSGGQPYRLSGNAIEALMVYEWPGNVRELERVIERAITLAQSHVIDVPDLPEVVTGRYREAFVPSDCGDDSMRGWGSRYARYVLRQAGGNKREACRILGISYHTLCAFLAYTGPRRDLRRGRGTSSSAQPPAAITGAGTPSTYEPRRPEGGRPAIVLHEGPAARLDT from the coding sequence ATGACCGACCGTGCTCCGTCGATGCCTGCCCTCCGCGCCGACTTGTCATCGTCTCTGACCCGGTTCCTGCAGCAGGCGATCGTGATCCTCCGGGCCGAGACTCAGGCACGCGAAGGCCTCGAGCGGCTGATGGCCCAGGCATTCGGCCTCGGCCATCCGACTCTGCATCTGGCAGGCGAGCCCCTGGACCTCGGCCACGGCCGGGCGGTGGTGCCCGGAGGGTCCGAGACCTTGCGGCTGACGGCGACAGGAGGCCCCGACGAGCTCGCGGCCGCAAGTCCCGCGGTCGGCGTGCTGCAGGCGCTCGAGCCCCTGCTGCGCGACCTGGAACGCAAGGCCGACACCAGGCACGTCCTGCGCGCCATGAGCCTGAACCAGGGGGATCTCGTCGGCACCACGCCGGTGATGCGTCAACTCCACGAACGCATTGCGCGCGCGGCGGGGAAGAACTTCATCGTCCTGATTCAGGGCGAGAGCGGATCGGGCAAGGAACTGGTCGCCCGACGCGTACACGCGCTGAGTGATCGCGCTGACGGGCCCTTCGTGCCGCTGAACTGTGCGGCTATCGTGGAGTCCCTGCTCGAGGCGGAGTTGTTCGGGATCGAGGAACGTACGGCGACCGGTGTACGAGGCCGGCGCGGCAAGTTCGAACTGGCCGACCGGGGCACGCTGTTTCTCGACGAAGTCTCGGACCTCTCGTCGTCTGCGCAGGCCAAGCTGCTGCGAGTCATCCAGGACCCGACGGTGGAACGAGTCGGCGGCCACGGCAGTCGCCGCGTCGACGTCCGCATCGTGGTGGCCACCAACCGTCCGCTCGAGGCGCTCAGCCGAAGCGGCGAGTTCCGTCGTGACCTGTTCTATCGCCTGAACGCGATCGAAATCGCCGTGCCGCCCCTGCGTGCCCGAAGAGACGACATTCCGTACCTCGTGGAGGCGATCCTGCAGCGATCGTCGGGCGGACAGCCGTATCGGTTGTCGGGGAATGCGATCGAAGCGCTGATGGTCTACGAATGGCCCGGGAACGTGCGCGAACTGGAGCGCGTGATCGAACGCGCCATCACGTTGGCGCAGTCGCACGTCATCGATGTCCCCGATCTGCCGGAGGTCGTGACTGGCCGTTATCGTGAGGCCTTCGTGCCGAGCGATTGTGGTGACGACTCCATGAGAGGCTGGGGCAGCCGCTACGCGCGCTACGTCCTCAGGCAGGCCGGCGGCAACAAGCGAGAGGCCTGTCGAATCCTCGGCATCAGCTATCACACGCTATGCGCCTTCCTCGCCTATACCGGACCTCGCCGCGATCTCAGGCGCGGACGCGGCACATCGTCGAGCGCGCAGCCGCCAGCGGCCATCACCGGAGCGGGAACCCCTTCCACCTACGAACCGCGCCGCCCGGAAGGCGGACGGCCCGCGATCGTGCTCCACGAAGGGCCTGCGGCCAGGCTCGACACCTAG
- a CDS encoding J domain-containing protein, with the protein MPTNEPKSSQGDGQVYAETTDYYELLQISPNADPDTVTRVFRLLARRYHPDQPDTGNEEKFREILAAYAVLNDPEKRAHYDVNHTGIRRERWRFVAEGAPTAGDYVAEQQVRLVVLEILYSRRRTEPHKPGLSLLDLAELMGQPLEHLEFSSWYLVMKKLVVRNDQSQLQITADGVDYLEEHRRNESPRLRLTERTTLGSH; encoded by the coding sequence ATGCCGACCAACGAGCCGAAAAGCTCGCAGGGGGATGGCCAGGTGTACGCCGAGACGACCGACTACTACGAGTTGCTGCAGATCAGTCCGAATGCCGATCCCGACACGGTCACCCGTGTGTTCCGCCTCCTGGCGCGTCGTTATCACCCGGATCAGCCGGACACCGGCAACGAAGAGAAGTTTCGCGAGATCCTGGCCGCGTACGCCGTCCTGAACGATCCCGAGAAGCGCGCGCACTACGACGTCAACCATACGGGCATTCGCCGGGAGCGCTGGCGGTTCGTCGCGGAGGGGGCGCCCACTGCTGGCGACTACGTGGCCGAGCAGCAGGTGCGCCTCGTCGTGCTCGAGATCCTCTACTCGCGCCGGCGGACCGAACCGCACAAGCCCGGTCTGTCGCTGCTCGATCTCGCCGAGTTGATGGGGCAGCCGCTCGAGCACCTCGAGTTCTCGTCGTGGTACCTGGTGATGAAGAAGCTGGTCGTCCGCAACGACCAGTCGCAGCTGCAGATCACGGCGGATGGTGTGGACTACCTCGAGGAGCATCGGCGCAACGAGTCGCCACGCTTGCGACTCACCGAGAGGACCACGCTCGGGTCTCACTGA